The Sorangiineae bacterium MSr11954 DNA segment AGGTCACGACGCAGCATGGCCCCATTCCCGGGATAGCCCGAGATCGGCGCGTGATCGCGGGCATGCCCAGAGGTGGCTTGGTTAATGCTCAGGGCGCGAAGGATGAAACGCGTTGGCACCATCCTCGTTGCGCTTTCTTCGATTCTGGCCCTCGCGGGGTGTTCGGCCGAACGTGCGGGCGATTCCGATGTGGAAGTGTCGACGAATACGCAGCTTACCGATACGAATGCGAGCTCGGGGTTCTTCGTTGTCACGCGTAAGGACGTCCGCCGGTGTGCATCGCCGATGTGCGGCGGGTGGTTCGTCAAGCGCGTGAACGAAGCGGAGACGCGTTGTGCGGACGGCACTCTGCAGGCCGAGTGCTATGTCTCCTCGATCGAGCTCGGGAACCTCGGGTTGTCCCAAGAAGAGCGCGACACGACCCTCGCCGCGCTCACCGGCGGCCAAGGGCTCGTCCAAGCGACCCTGACCGACACGAGCTTCGGCACCCTCGATGCGAGCAACGCATGGGTCGGCGCCACCGGATCGACGGCGACGGGGACATTCTTCCTCGTGGCCGACAATGGCACCCGCTGCGTCACCACGCCCTGTCCCTCCATCACCGCGTCCGAGCTAAACGAGCCGGCGGGTGGTGAAACGCACAACGTCCTAGACGTGGTGCTCGATCGGACCCCAAAACCGGCGAGTCAGGAATCGCTCGAGGCGGCGTCGCAGGCGCTCGCCACCCAAGAAGGTTTGCTCGTCGCGGGCTCGCTCCTTCTACCCAAGTGCGCGCCCAATACCGACTGTGGACCCAAGGTGATCGCCTCGGAGTTCTACCTCTCCGTTACCAACCACCCCGTGGCGAACCGCGAGGGTGCGGAGTGCGGCACATTGGCCGGATTGCCGTGTGGTCCGGGACAATTCTGCTTTTGGGAATCCGGCGCGATGTGCGGCGCGGCCGACGCACCGGGCAAATGCATTTACCCGCCCAGCCATTGCACGTCGAACGTGCAGCCGGTGTGCGGGTGCGACGGCAAAACGTACTCGAACCCATGCATCGCCGCGTCGCAGAGAGCTTCCGTATTCCAAGAGGGCGCGTGCCCCTGAGGGCGCGCCCATGACCGAAGCGGCAATCGTCGCTGATTGACATCCGAGGGCCCTCCAGGAGCCCCGATCCGTCCGTGACATAATCGCCATTCATTTCGCAATTCACTATCGGGGACGCCCCGGAATACGCATCATGCTGCTTGGATGTCGCCCGCTGGGGCACATCGGAGATTGCCCGTTCGCGGGCACAGGAGAGAACCCTATGAACTCGAGAATCTCGGCCGTGGTCCGCGCGGCCCGCCTCGTTGGATGCACCTTCGCGCTGGGCGGCGCGGTCATTGCGTGCGGGGTGGACGCTTCGGAGCGTGCGTCGTCGATGGCCGACGGCGCCAGCTCGGACGATGCGAAGCAAAAGGGGCGCGCGGCCGGGGTGGATGGCGTCTCCGAGGAGGCGGCCGGCGTGTGCGGGCCGAGCGGACCGCCGGACGGCGCCGTGTTGTGGAACTCCGATTTGAAGTCGGCCAGCCATTTCGAGTCATCGAGCATCGCGAGCGACGCGGCGGGCAACGTCTTCCACGCGCGCCGGGACACGGGCGTGGACAAGTTGAGCCCCGATGGGGTGTTGCTCTGGCACCTTGCGTTTGGCAACGTGGTCACGGCCCATGCGCAAGGTGACGCGTACGTCGGCTCGGGCAGCGCCGCCGCGGAGGCCAAGGTCACGAAGCTCGATGCCTCCGGGGCCACCCTTTGGTCGCTCGCCGTCGGCAACGGCACACCTCAGAGCATCGCCGTCGCGGCGGATCGAAGCGTGCTCATATCCGGCCAGGGGCTCGGCACCATCCGGCTCGATGCGCAAGGGCAGGTGCAGTGGAC contains these protein-coding regions:
- a CDS encoding Kazal-type serine protease inhibitor, which produces MKRVGTILVALSSILALAGCSAERAGDSDVEVSTNTQLTDTNASSGFFVVTRKDVRRCASPMCGGWFVKRVNEAETRCADGTLQAECYVSSIELGNLGLSQEERDTTLAALTGGQGLVQATLTDTSFGTLDASNAWVGATGSTATGTFFLVADNGTRCVTTPCPSITASELNEPAGGETHNVLDVVLDRTPKPASQESLEAASQALATQEGLLVAGSLLLPKCAPNTDCGPKVIASEFYLSVTNHPVANREGAECGTLAGLPCGPGQFCFWESGAMCGAADAPGKCIYPPSHCTSNVQPVCGCDGKTYSNPCIAASQRASVFQEGACP